The genome window ttaataaaaaatttaaattgttatataaCTCTGTGAGTTTTTCTTTTGTATCCTTTCTCAAGCAAAATGTTTCAAGTTTTTTATCTTCCTCGATTAATTTGTATATGTTTTgaaaattgttatatatcAGCTTATATCtgagaataaaaaaaagagaaaattTGTTTCGAAGTTTtagtataatattttatcgTCATTACTGTTTAAAGTATTAACAGCATGAATGTCTTTTTCgctatattttatactcTACCATcttgtatacatataatactTCTAATATTTGAActgttttatatacatcaatacatatataattttgagatattaataaaacttTGTAGTGTGCATACTTTTTTGACTCATTTGTCAGTTGCTTTGATATGTCAgttaatacaaatattctgcttaaatataaaaacaagtTTTGGcttttctttaaaatatttataacgGTATTAGCATTTATCATcatattttgattattaattatatctatgtgatatatttcataaatgtttattattaataagtTTTGATTTAATACGAGATTTTCTTCAATTTTTGTTAGTATTTCATTTATGTTCgatatgataaatatcttgttattttcttcttgtTTCATTTGAAATTCTATCTTGTTAAagttgttttttatttttaccaaaaactataaaaaaggaaggaaaaaaaataccaaaatatatatgtacatgtCTATGTGAAGGGTGATATAAGTAGACGATTAgtttattaaaatgaagaaaacaaatataattttttaatgtttaaatacatttcccatgtttttttttcttaccTTTTCAATtgcattttctttatttgcTTTTTCACATATACTAATAATACTTGTTATCTTACTATTTATGTTTAACTTCAGTAGTTCGTTGAATGTCATATTGTTGAAGTCGACTATGTTTTTTTCGTCAATTATTTGTGCAATCTgcgaataaaaaaattaatagaaTGTATGGACAAACGTATTATTAGTAACAATAGCAGGAAAAGGGTCAtttataaaagtatattcACAGAAACATGATAAGATGCAAATTTCTGACGTTTTATATTTCACCTGCTTTATATGTCTTTCCTTTATACTTGGCTTTCTCAAAGAAATAAGCAAAGATACATATGAATTAAAGAAtgtcaattttttattcatttttttgatcaaactatttttattcttataatACTCATTAGCATGCTTATTAATtgtattcatattttttaaaataaaattaaagtcttcttctatttttttgtaatttaaagaatttatttttttgtcaaATCTTTCATCCATAGTTTTTATGCTTTTGCATATTAACCAAAATGTTTGATATAGATTTAATTCCTTAGAAATATGAGAAAGAAAAAgggtaaaaaataaatatggtatttacaaaattttcatataataatatatgttaaatTATTGTGAACAATGTATGCATTAATTTCCTTACGTTTTGGATTTTTAATAGTATCGTAAAATCAGATATTTCAATGTTAAAAAGTTTTTCTCGAAGATTAATTTCTTTTgattcttttattaaaacaGTTAGTTGATTTTGGACagttaaaataaatttgtttatatttaaataattattttcatcgttaaaacttttaatagattgaatattttctttcatATCTACAATATTACTCTGGAATTTTGATTCTTCATTTATGAGTTCTTCTAATAgaacatttttttgtttaacaATATGTTCATTAACTtcttttacaattttttctattttacTAGGtctatttataattttccaaTAAGATAAATAATCTTcatttgaaaatttataatttaactTATTTAAATAGTTAAACAGCACgttaatttcttttatatcattagATACAAAATCGCGACTTTTTTTCATtccttttatatattcttctttttcatatacTTCTTGTAtgttatttgtttttttttttaggcGTACAATTATTGAATTATAAAACATTAAATTAGAAGTGTATTTTTCCTTATATCtagaaaaaagaaagaggaaaaaaggaaaaagctttaattttattcgAAATtcaatatgaataaatataaacatatgtTTTAAGAATATTGCAACTATGAATATTGCGACAAGCGTGAATACTAGCGTGTATGTGTGTATTTTTgctaaattttttattatatatatgttaatatataaaataatagtatgGTATATTTTCAGACAAAACAAAAAGTTGTGTAAGCATACCTCTGAACAATGATACTAGTTAAGgctttaatataattattaatttcattaataataaaaagctTGATATCTTTTGATTTTACCAAAAATACAcctaaatttatattatcttctattgtatcatttattttttgtattttttctaaatttttataaattatgttttGTATATGTTCAACACTTGTATTTAtgtctatatttttaatagcTTCATTaacattaaaatttaaaatatctgaatgtttattaatttttgatAGATAATTATTTACCATTAATTTAGATTCTTCaaaaattttctttaactcatttaatttgtcatttataaaaacatcATTTTCCTTCATAgacttataaaaaataaatttgtcatttttaaatatttgtgGTATCACTAacttttctattttttctatttgcTGATATTTAATCAACattgaaataattaaatcttcaattttttcataaaaatatattgggTTATTATCTAATATAAATCGTGTAtaatcaaatttttttgttatattaattacaaatataggcgtataatttttcttctttctacaacttttaatattttgtacAAAATTTTGTACAAAACTTTCTATATTACTAATTAgcatttcatttatttttttctcgATCATaagttttaaaatattaaaaaaaattcttaTTTTGGTATATTTAAACGTTTCGATAGATATATCCTTTAAGCTATAATTTCCTTTtgtacaattttttaagttttcTTCAATTGTAAATTTTATGTCGTTCATCCATATGTTGTTTACCGTTTCGAATgactataaaaaaaggtgaatcatgtatataatgtctaattgaaataataatggacgtataaataatatggaCCCAGTTGTGCACATGAACGTATATgcaaatttaatataaggAACGAATCATTAGTATAACTTCAAATTGCACGTGTCTACATACATTCACactttatttcatttttttccaaacCTTTAAAACAGATGTATTTTGCAACtgaaaaaattcatttaattcaaaggaattttgtatatctgtatgaaatatagatatttttatcagtgagcatttatttgatattcctaaaaaagttttaataactttttcattttcgaATAATACACAttgtttaataatattttttttattttcaaaatcataattataatatttaatttcctttttgtttctttctatttttctataataattattgaAATTGTTATTTGATATGCTTCTACCTAACCATACACTGCAAAAAGTGTTTAGCTCCTTTGTCACAATGTCAATGTTTTTAGagtttttcatatttatatcattttttataatatcttCAGCTTCATTCATAATACAATTAAGGTTTAGAAATGTATtatcaatttttaaataatgtcTTCTTCTTTTTAAGCTATTTGATTTATTCTTAATAGCATTAAATAACTTTTCTGCATATAAAATTGGATTTTCgctagtaaaaaaaaattggatTCTAtcaatttcaaaaaattcacttgataattttttttttactttaaataatttagaatcataattataattatatatgtatatatcaTCAAATGTACTTTCAAAAACAAGACTATTTTTTGAGACAACCCCTTTTGCTTTAAATGGAACAATATATTGGTCTTTCCCCTTTGTGCCTTCAGAGCTTAcatcttttaatttatgtttttcaGCTTCTTTGTTTCTTTCTAACTCATTTATATAGCTTTCTTCTTTAAGCTCCTTTATTATCTCTTcaatagtaaaaatatcaaaagaACTATCATTGtagtttattatatcttCCCATTTTAAATTGATTTCTTCAGAATCGAgtaacttttttttctcattcAATACATCTTGAATATTaatacttttatatttattttttattttttctattgtTATAAATCTTGGTTCATTttctcttttatttttgtaagtaacaaataatttgcaccttttttcttttgaaGAAAAGTCTCTGCTATAAATTTCTTCGTCTTTAAATATGtctatataaaattatttgagaaaaaaaacaaaagtgTAAAAAGATGCCtcaattattatattgggatgtgtaaataaatattctcCTTTATGCCTATTTCATTGATTGTTTTGTCCttatcatattttactcttcatattaattatatatatatacacttATTCATTTATCATGTTGGTTGTATACCTTTTTGACCATCTTCATTGTATGAGAAATTATCTGCAgacaaataattattttcttgaTGTCCCTTTCGTGGTGATTCCTTGATGTTGTCTCTTATTAAGTTCTACAATTTGAATGTTACATATTGGAATTAGTTGATGTTAAAAGGTGATAAGAATGTAAAACTTGTGAAAAAGGTAGATGGTTAATAAGTGTACTATTTACgtgaattttttatggatgcataaattatattgcatataatggtctttacatttttctataataatttattttatttttgaatttattatttgaactcttaaaaaaatgcatactCATGTTCTTTTGTTTACTTTTAAATTATCTGAATGGCAAAAAATGGTAGACAGGAAAACATTTTTCTTAATATAATTGTTGTTTGTGCTCATTTTAATTACATTTCTCTATATTTAAtcacatttaaaaaatatgtataaaaaatataaaataatattacattgtaatgtattaatttattttcttatatatacaattagggttatttttaacaaaaatcTTATTTGGGGAAAATACGCATATTCTATGTTataatcattttatttttattttcgcGCATTTAcaatgtttttaaaaattattatatattaataatatataagacaaaaatattttatgcccatttttattttccgCGCCATCGTGAAAtgttttgaaaaaatataatgctatttaaaaaagaaagatgggaaatttttaaaatagtgctattgtttattatgtttaacataaaaaaatataaaaacagttttaaaattaaaaattaattctataaattttaaccaaactcataaaaaatgtattaagTATACATGTGTCtattgtaataaaaatggtaCTTTACTTTTTCGTTTGCTCTTTAGTTTTTTCTTCTATTTTTTGTACAGAAGaaaatttcattttgtaaaaatttttttttttgtgaattTATGCTGATTTTGTTTTAAcgatttatttaattataaacaaaagTTGTGTAATTATAcattataaacaaaaaaaaggaagaaatgatacatataaaattgagaatatttaaattaaaagcgcattaaagtaaatatatatatatatatatatatatacatacatatttacaaataaataaactcAAAGGgttttaaaacatatttaatatgCACATTACGTAAGTTAggatacataaaaaatgaaacatattataatatagcTAATGCCGATAATTGATAAAACGCTAAGCTCAAAGAAAGGACTTTAATAGTATACTATAAAAGGCACtcaaatatatgaaattttgttttaattataatatgaatagTAGATATTTATAGggtattttttgttttatatgcGTTCAAAAGATATCGCTTCCTTATTATCAGTTGCTTCCCTATCAAATGTGACACATATGGAGTAGATAAAAAATCATTGGAACAATTTAAaagttttttaatttttagtatactttttaatataatatcttCGCAGCACCagaatattatttcttttcttCTTAAAACATTTGATTCTCTTAAACAGATAAGCTTAATATAATCGGGTATATTGGGATgctttaaataaatatgtaacGGCCCTGTGTACCATGCgtgtataattttatatggaaaagaataaaaataaattggcttgaaaaaaaagttaacaccatatttatttttaactgttttttcatcattcaACGGTAAGCATAAATGTTCAATGGGTAAATGTAtgttcataaatatatctaaATTTGCGAACtcattaaataatgatatttcatttaaaaaatagtacACATTGTTACAAATATTACttggataaaaaaatttatgttttttcatattttcaatattttttatatttcttctGTTATTATCTTGAAAACTGAAAATgttattttctaatttcgcaatattttttaaaatgtttttataatttaaacaatttgttatattatcaCAAAAGTCACATTTGTGCTTCATATTTCGAATGATAGTATCATATAATGACGTTATGGcttttttgttttgatTGGTATTATTGATGCTGCTGTTGCTACcgattttttcatttgatgataaattatttattttaattaaatcgATGTTATTACTATCCTTTAAGTTGATAtcgcattttttttcatcgcCTTTCATAAtagtatttttaatttttatttgatcaCTATATTTCAAAGGAGATGATAGTGATACATATTCTTCATAATCAGAAGCTTCAGTGTCTGTCTCTGTTTCGTCATGAAAAGGTTTAcaaatatactttttttccttcttttcttgtatataattttttagaatTTTATCACTGaattcttttttatcaaataaatcaacatactcattttcattttctggcattttaatgttttttattttttcatttgatggtgaaaaaaaatcatgTCCAATAACTTCACAGGCTAATAATCTTTCATATggcatataatttaaaaggTCTGCTAACAAATTCCAATAATCATCACTATAATTTAATGGGTATTCGAACttattaaaacattttttaatacctttttttctatttgcaaaattatcataacaaacatcttttaaaataacagctaaatatttatttgttaatcTACTATTCCAATATTCTTTGTTTCCAGTCATGTAAtctttttgtatatttgcTTTGAATTCTTGTAAATATCTTTCTTTctcctttttatttctgAATTTAAATATCCCCGAaccaatatttttaatggtTAATTCGATTTTCAAAAATGATTGTGTTTCACAACTATAATTATAagttaaattattaatgattattaaaaatagtaataataatattctctcaatattattttcattcatCATGTgcttatataatttataatactttacaaattcattttttatatatccaattttatcaatttttatatagtctttatattttaaaataaaagatttataatattttgtaaataattcTAAGGATTTCATgctattatcattatttccTTTGATTTTATTACATTCATCAAAATTCAATGTGCTTTTAATTTGGTTATTTAAAACcgcatttttattgttgTTAGTTTCTTCCtttatatcataattattattatgagCATTCGGTTTGTCTTTACAAAATGAAACTTCATTTGATATTGATTCGTTGGCATTATCGATAACAAAGCAGTTATTCCCTGGAACATCTTCTTTactgttattattttccaagcttttatttttttgtttttttgaataattattattagtacAACCGTtgttattactattatcattatttcttttattttccatttctGAATTGTCtcgttttttatttctatctGCATTTTTGTTAACTTGATCGTTTTCGATTTCATCATTATCCCATTGTATACTTaaaatatcataataattcattatatattgtaaataaaaattttcttcatcatctaaaatatttaaatcatttaatattatattatttaaatcgATAATGTTCCCTttagatatattattatttccatttccTTTTTCTGAAATCATATATTCATAAGAACCAATTCCACACTTACCTAAATCTGCTAATATGATCCCTAATGACCAGCTATCACTTCTGACATCGAAAGGTAGATATTCTGGAGAACTattcattttgttattttcggtcaaatttattttgtcaCTTGTctcttttttatcattattttcctCTTCTACTTTTCCCTTCTTTTTTGAACTTGTATTATTCCCATTACTATTTGCACTTTCATTAGCTTTCACATTTTTGTTagtactttttttttttgaatttttatttgtttccCCTTTACATACTTCACTACCATTTTTATCAGCATCCATGTCATTATATGTGTTATTCATTTCGTATTTACCATCTTTCTTTtccaaaaaatgaaaattagATGATGAATTTACGtttaaaatgttaaaattatttatcgAGTTTTTAATAGAAACCAATGGCATTTGTAACTCTTGAAATCTGTCTTCAATATTTCCaaaattttgttcataaaaataaatcaacttgttatattttgattGTCTAAAATTACCCATATGATCATAACACAAACCTTCAGGTGCCATAGTATAAACAGTTCCTTGAAAATAAGAAGATAACTGATTTTTAAATTGATACTTCCATTGATTTAACAATgttttatatgcatttatgTAATTTTTCGAATTTTCTAAATAGAAAGTAGCATATTCCATTGCAGAACAACCAAAATCAGATATACACAAATGCCATTTAATAGGATTAtaaacattatatatatctgtaaaaactaaaatattttgtaattttatatCAGTTAAACGTATGATATTTGATTGATAGCATGTCTGCAAAAAACTAATGCCATTTACTATTtgaaagaataaaaatttgcATTCTGATTCGGTTAAACCACAATTATATgcttttatattatcataaatataatcaaatttaggatattttatttcaatgacactattatttaacttaattttaattttttttaacttttcATAGCATAGACCTATACacattttatcattttcatttttgtaacacttgtatttttttccaaatataatatgcattaattttaaaattttattaattttttttcttttttcatattcttttttcctatgatatattaagttttgtaataattttcttagATCTCCATTAGCGCAATGCATCaatatttcataattttgcttttcttttaaatttcCAACTTTTGTACTTAAAGGTTTTATAACATTACTATTAAAATGACATAATAATTCTTGTTCTCTTAAAAATTGAAATTCATTACCTTTTCTACTAACATCAATTTCTTTAATAGCcatttcaaaatatttttttcgataaCAGCAAAGACaattatattctttattattttttggtatattgtttttaaaacCGTTTAAATCGTTTTTTTCAACACTATCTATATAATTATCCAGATCTTTCTTTAGCCCTTTTACATTATTGCGTAATTCATTGGAGGATATTTCGTTTTTATGCATTTCCTTGTTACAtgttaacatatttttcaaaccTATAAAGTCCATTACGAGGTTAGAAAATTCAGaactatttattttattgatataaaattttaaatactCACCATTTAAATCaacattatataaaacCTTTCTGACATTTCCATATGATCCCTTTCCAACAAAGCTGTCTACATAACTAATAGAACCAAGGTTCACccaaaatttgttttttttattatttattatattattatttccatcagtgtaagaatataaatctcttactaaatttttatcactgttttttttgtcgTAATTTCCATACATactactattattatttgcatCTATCACAGATTTTGCGATTTTATAATTCcctttatcatttatatactcATTTCTTGTGGTCATATtagtttttatttcttctattttgttttcattAGCTACTctacaaatattttgtatggTTTCATTCTCCATTGTAGATTTTTCggtattatttatatcacatttgttttctttgtttaaatttatGCTATTGCTtagattttttttattgcatTGACTAACAAAGTAATTTGgtgaattattattacatacTTTAGTATTCTCTTtgacatttatttttcctttGTATGACTTATCCATTTGGTTTGTGTctacataataattttcattattattatatattttttctttttctaacTCATGGgtttcatttattaattcttcattattatctttttcatttatttcatttttacgttttcttaaataatattttccactaattttacttttacattcattattataatcaaCTTCTTTACTTAttccattattattattattcattaaTTCATCgaatgtattatttttgttttcatcAGAAACTTTCACCACCGTTTTATCCTTACCATCTTCTTGCCCATCctttttacatttattttcattattattatttccacACTCATTTTCTActatcatattattttcgtaGGTATTGTACTTTTCttcaattattattttgttttttccattttgcTCATTTATCGATCCGCCCTCCAGAATTTCATGATCcaagtattttttttcattatattcattttgtgtaacactttttatattatttatttctttgtcttttattttataaaatttttgttcattttgttttgcatattttttaagatattcatttttatcagaATTTGTCTCTTTCTGTTGATTTAAAGCATCTGTTTCTTTTCCATcttcaaattttattttttccatatcattttcttttgcgtgttcattaaaaattatttcacTTTCTTCCTTATCAAAATttgtatcattttttattgttattttcttatattttttattattcaaaaCGGTTTCCtctgtttttattatttcactatttgttttttttttttctgtatttttttttttatctcgTGTGACTCCTTTTTTATGCATTTCTTTTTTGCTATTTATTTGAGTCTCATTTTTATTGCtagaaatttttttatcttctggatttttttcatcgtgatatttttttattttattttcgttTATATCACATGATTTTATAGTCccattatattttccgTTTTTAGAGTTGTTTTTATGTTCATTAATGTCATTaaatttcctttttttatcaattaaATGAGTAGTATCATGTTCTTCGGataattcattattatatttttcgtCAGAACATTTAgtttgtatattatttcctcTCCTTTTATTTCCTACGTTAACAGTATCTATAATCACGTTTTTATTCATAAGAAAATCATATTTTGACAAGGATTTCACGATGctactattattttcttgtgatgtatttttattttttttcaaacaGTCCTTTTCTTCATCACATTTGATTAAATTATTACCAGAATAATTCTTTTTGTCTTCAGTTTTCACACCATTATTTTGACAAGACAATTCATCTTCAATTTTATCTTCCGCAGTTTggatattaattatttttcttaaaacgtagctatttcttttatttacaaTTATTTGCTTTTTATTACTACTATTTGATACTTGTTCTTTAGCACCTATGGAATTTCTTTCGCTTATAGCTTTAACAAAATCCCTATTTTTTTCTGCATTCTTTGAAATTTTATGATTACTTGATGagtttgttatattttttatattactttttttttttttcaggatagctttatttttttttttttcatttgtatTGCATTTTCCCTTTGCATTGttataatcatttttatcatatacatcctcatttaaatttataggATTTCTACTATTGTCATATATAACACATTCAACTTTGGATCTTTTGTTTTgattatcataattatgatttattaaattggtatttttaattttagtACCTTTTCcccttttattttccattgttatattactgtgatttttattatcatattttatgttttcttGTTCTGAGTTTACATTTTCATCAGCTAGTGATCCAAGTTTATCATTAGAACACGGATTAGATTCagataaaattaatgaattaatttttttcctaATTACATCAGAATCATTGCAATTAATggatttaatttttaattgttttttattagaaTAGTTACTAGTATTATTCGAACAAATATAGATGTTCGAATCAATATCATTTGAAATCATATTACAAGATGAGG of Plasmodium berghei ANKA genome assembly, chromosome: 6 contains these proteins:
- a CDS encoding exported serine/threonine protein kinase; amino-acid sequence: MERDINKNNIKFNVKDINNLSYSNFNKANFSETRNEFYRNASDIENYNTTKGRNIQFTNVDNSNWNYDNYTLEQNCDMNGSNVNISSENNASNETNVNNANTNLSDYAIINYQKKINEFNNNLIKQNYMGYLDSNGVNSNNVYHKINKMNNENPPFNIISNNTDNNAQHFNAMKYSDYYNSNNCIYNTSMLNTSVSYNAKNYLNNSIPCKNDYLKLNLNSVNNVSNHLNFSNMSNSNNVNSNPFNSNITTSSLNLINYKNSVNSNNMNYTPNMLSLEHTGNINIFKGKNYNLNQFNVINLQESDLSNYSYRNFKNVNLKSNYPTSSCNMISNDIDSNIYICSNNTSNYSNKKQLKIKSINCNDSDVIRKKINSLILSESNPCSNDKLGSLADENVNSEQENIKYDNKNHSNITMENKRGKGTKIKNTNLINHNYDNQNKRSKVECVIYDNSRNPINLNEDVYDKNDYNNAKGKCNTNEKKKNKAILKKKKSNIKNITNSSSNHKISKNAEKNRDFVKAISERNSIGAKEQVSNSSNKKQIIVNKRNSYVLRKIINIQTAEDKIEDELSCQNNGVKTEDKKNYSGNNLIKCDEEKDCLKKNKNTSQENNSSIVKSLSKYDFLMNKNVIIDTVNVGNKRRGNNIQTKCSDEKYNNELSEEHDTTHLIDKKRKFNDINEHKNNSKNGKYNGTIKSCDINENKIKKYHDEKNPEDKKISSNKNETQINSKKEMHKKGVTRDKKKNTEKKKTNSEIIKTEETVLNNKKYKKITIKNDTNFDKEESEIIFNEHAKENDMEKIKFEDGKETDALNQQKETNSDKNEYLKKYAKQNEQKFYKIKDKEINNIKSVTQNEYNEKKYLDHEILEGGSINEQNGKNKIIIEEKYNTYENNMIVENECGNNNNENKCKKDGQEDGKDKTVVKVSDENKNNTFDELMNNNNNGISKEVDYNNECKSKISGKYYLRKRKNEINEKDNNEELINETHELEKEKIYNNNENYYVDTNQMDKSYKGKINVKENTKVCNNNSPNYFVSQCNKKNLSNSINLNKENKCDINNTEKSTMENETIQNICRVANENKIEEIKTNMTTRNEYINDKGNYKIAKSVIDANNNSSMYGNYDKKNSDKNLVRDLYSYTDGNNNIINNKKNKFWVNLGSISYVDSFVGKGSYGNVRKVLYNVDLNGEYLKFYINKINSSEFSNLVMDFIGLKNMLTCNKEMHKNEISSNELRNNVKGLKKDLDNYIDSVEKNDLNGFKNNIPKNNKEYNCLCCYRKKYFEMAIKEIDVSRKGNEFQFLREQELLCHFNSNVIKPLSTKVGNLKEKQNYEILMHCANGDLRKLLQNLIYHRKKEYEKRKKINKILKLMHIIFGKKYKCYKNENDKMCIGLCYEKLKKIKIKLNNSVIEIKYPKFDYIYDNIKAYNCGLTESECKFLFFQIVNGISFLQTCYQSNIIRLTDIKLQNILVFTDIYNVYNPIKWHLCISDFGCSAMEYATFYLENSKNYINAYKTLLNQWKYQFKNQLSSYFQGTVYTMAPEGLCYDHMGNFRQSKYNKLIYFYEQNFGNIEDRFQELQMPLVSIKNSINNFNILNVNSSSNFHFLEKKDGKYEMNNTYNDMDADKNGSEVCKGETNKNSKKKSTNKNVKANESANSNGNNTSSKKKGKVEEENNDKKETSDKINLTENNKMNSSPEYLPFDVRSDSWSLGIILADLGKCGIGSYEYMISEKGNGNNNISKGNIIDLNNIILNDLNILDDEENFYLQYIMNYYDILSIQWDNDEIENDQVNKNADRNKKRDNSEMENKRNNDNSNNNGCTNNNYSKKQKNKSLENNNSKEDVPGNNCFVIDNANESISNEVSFCKDKPNAHNNNYDIKEETNNNKNAVLNNQIKSTLNFDECNKIKGNNDNSMKSLELFTKYYKSFILKYKDYIKIDKIGYIKNEFVKYYKLYKHMMNENNIERILLLLFLIIINNLTYNYSCETQSFLKIELTIKNIGSGIFKFRNKKEKERYLQEFKANIQKDYMTGNKEYWNSRLTNKYLAVILKDVCYDNFANRKKGIKKCFNKFEYPLNYSDDYWNLLADLLNYMPYERLLACEVIGHDFFSPSNEKIKNIKMPENENEYVDLFDKKEFSDKILKNYIQEKKEKKYICKPFHDETETDTEASDYEEYVSLSSPLKYSDQIKIKNTIMKGDEKKCDINLKDSNNIDLIKINNLSSNEKIGSNSSINNTNQNKKAITSLYDTIIRNMKHKCDFCDNITNCLNYKNILKNIAKLENNIFSFQDNNRRNIKNIENMKKHKFFYPSNICNNVYYFLNEISLFNEFANLDIFMNIHLPIEHLCLPLNDEKTVKNKYGVNFFFKPIYFYSFPYKIIHAWYTGPLHIYLKHPNIPDYIKLICLRESNVLRRKEIIFWCCEDIILKSILKIKKLLNCSNDFLSTPYVSHLIGKQLIIRKRYLLNAYKTKNTL